Proteins co-encoded in one Coregonus clupeaformis isolate EN_2021a chromosome 5, ASM2061545v1, whole genome shotgun sequence genomic window:
- the LOC121562586 gene encoding uncharacterized protein LOC121562586 produces the protein MLQQNNNNNYPCLEMSGSPREVLQKCQKSNLPFTRRLELGDMPLVKGLRAWAACYKNRRRAAPPPRSQGTCPRPADIYPVGQWGRLGYGLGLPLDSNYASNPRQTGLGALVTVATLKASEGGGQTQTRCMFLKTEGGRCLYSTGSPRTCTQGLAPQSPSMLVGSWLRDKVGGVRDSSAVGKMGVWEMGGAPGSYQVKSRSARRWRTSCKPVVPIQARTLLSREESGEHTLEGSQESRDKGEFPTTGPSGKQDRGSTRSPKCSHAQTKTCTQFHMRRGGQGSSGGQREAASVCEQGQSSCGVEGIKEKEKEKVKDGTGLTRSKPCDSCLPPDNADPENCSSDVGDWGKPDGPQAREGLHPETSLNKEHFQDKLWDKDIHTGGKDVASGIMRHVEDFDGMVDAVIGFVDHIKSAERDSESLGGTGGIAEGELPNRWIDVQTSERHCCSERGCIKACSIQPHSPAGGSISTATDETGYGQINQETKSDSQYNKLCEKCLPEEKYVDKEGLQKSVHGLCEEEEKEGEEGIQSTAPEIRELCGEHGEILPEVRSTDDEARLVRGDITSQRTEPHLATEEHESKETCRTEERCFSVLPATLTEEAVGGWREAGTGQFNSLLRGSAVACPATSVTHWPPNPASSGAMATGLPAPNGGQTNAGGGALVPLLLSPEEQEWKRGRDESKVAADGGFLDGGPEAEGEDDFGLFMQAEEQPPWDDSFIASPLVPSGKSESVALENHSITNESTHWTSGWIDSSFQQSEHAWTAFPKDTAGEGQDTRGQWWPTNAVEETRGRFSAKENVNNVFVEAFPSLSTPLYDCDAVPMLSQLLRGILDHESSAEDHGLLDRFHDLNNIFGLKYKRANAVSRECLLQSLHLGQCNTENMTGHRAANYSPSLGVPLSSQHAQACGKRRLSHDVNKNIIE, from the exons ATGCTCCAGCAGAACAATAACAACAACTACCCATGCCTGGAAATGTCTGGCTCCCCCAGGGAGGTGCTGCAGAAGTGCCAAAAAAGCAATCTTCCCTTCACCAGACGCTTGGAGCTTGGGGACATGCCCTTAGTCAAGGGCCTTCGGGCCTGGGCTGCGTGCTACAAGAACCGCAGGAGGGCAGCACCTCCCCCTAGGTCCCAAGGAACGTGCCCCAGGCCTGCAGATATCTACCCAGTGGGACAGTGGGGCAGGCTGGGTTATGGTCTGGGTCTACCGCTGGACTCCAACTATGCCTCCAACCCCAGACAGACAGGCCTGGGGGCACTGGTGACTGTGGCCACATTGAAGGCCTCTGAGGGAGGTGGTCAGACTCAGACACGCTGTATGTTCCTCAAGACAGAGGGTGGAAGGTGCCTCTACTCTACGGGCAGCCCAAGGACCTGCACTCAAGGTCTGGCCCCTCAGTCCCCCTCCATGCTGGTGGGCAGCTGGCTGAGGGATAAAGTGGGGGGGGTCAGGGACTCCTCCGCCGTGGGGAAAATGGGTGTGTGGGAGATGGGAGGAGCCCCGGGGTCGTACCAGGTCAAATCGCGGTCAGCCCGGAGGTGGAGGACATCCTGCAAGCCTGTGGTTCCCATCCAGGCGAGAACACTCTTGAGCAGGGAGGAGTCGGGCGAGCACACCCTGGAAGGGAGCCAGGAAAGCAGGGACAAAGGGGAGTTTCCCACAACTGGTCCGAGTGGAAAACAAGACAGAGGGAGTACTAGAAGCCCCAAATGCAGTCACGCTCAGACGAAGACCTGCACCCAGTTTCAcatgaggagaggagggcaggggagCAGTGGTGGTCAGAGGGAAGCTGCTTCTGTATGTGAGCAGGGTCAGTCGAGCTGCGGTGTGGAGGGGAttaaggagaaggagaaggagaaagtgAAGGATGGGACTGGTCTCACCCGGTCTAAGCCCTGTGACTCCTGCCTGCCTCCAGACAATGCTGACCCAGAAAACTGCAGCAGTGACGTCGGGGACTGGGGAAAGCCAGACGGCCCACAAGCACGGGAGGGGCTGCATCCTGAAACCTCCCTCAACAAGGAGCACTTCCAGGACAAACTATGGGATAAAGACATCCATACTGGAGGCAAAGATGTGGCCAGTGGTATCATGAGACATGTGGAAGACTTTGATGGCATGGTGGATGCTGTGATTGGGTTTGTGGATCATATCAAGTCTGCAGAGCGTGATTCTGAGAGTCTAGGGGGGACAGGGGGGATAGCTGAGGGGGAGCTGCCCAACAGGTGGATCGATGTTCAAACCTCAGAGAGACACTGCTGCTCTGAGAGAGGCTGCATCAAAGCCTGCTCCATTCAACCACACAGCCCAGCAGGGGGAAGCATTTCTACTGCTACTGATGAGACTGGCTATGGTCAGATAAATCAGGAAACTAAATCAGATAGTCAATACAATAAGCTTTGTGAGAAATGTCTGCCAGAAGAAAAATATGTGGATAAAGAAGGGTTACAGAAATCTGTGCATGGCCTCTgtgaggaagaggagaaagagggggaggaggggatccAGTCAACAGCACCAGAAATTAGGGAGCTCTGTGGGGAGCATGGAGAGATACTGCCTGAGGTCAGGAGCACAGACGATGAGGCCAGGCTGGTGAGGGGAGACATCACATCCCAGAGAACTGAGCCTCACCTGGCAACAGAGGAGCATGAGTCCAAGGAGACATGTAGGACGGAAGAGAGGTGTTTTTCAGTTTTACCAGCTACCCTGActgaggaggccgtaggagggtggagggaggcagGGACTGGGCAGTTTAATTCTCTTTTACGAGGCTCTGCTGTTGCTTGCCCTGCTACCTCTGTCACACACTGGCCGCCTAATCCGGCCTCCTCAGGAGCCATGGCAACAGGCCTCCCTGCTCCGAATGGGGGGCAGACAAACGCTGGAGGTGGGGCTCTGGTGCCTCTGCTACTGAGCCCAGAGGAGCAGGAGTGGAAGAGGGGCCGGGACGAGAGCAAGGTGGCCGCCGACGGGGGGTTCCTGGATGGGGGGCCGGAGGCGGAGGGGGAGGATGACTTTGGGCTTTTCATGCAGGCAGAGGAGCAGCCGCCCTGGGACGACAGCTTCATTGCATCACCCCTAGTGCCTTCTGGGAAAAGTGAGAGTGTTG CACTTGAAAACCATTCCATCACCAATGAGTCTACCCATTGGACCTCAGGTTGGATAGACAGCTCATTCCAACAATCAGAGCATGCCTGGACAGCCTTCCCAAAGGATACAGCGGGAGAGGGGCAAGACACAAGAGGACAGTGGTGGCCCACAAATGCTGTGGAGGAGACAAGGGGCAGATTCTCTGCCAAGGAAAATGTG AACAATGTGTTTGTGGAGGCCTTCCCGTCACTGTCTACTCCCCTGTATGATTGTGATGCTGTTCCCATGCTCAGCCAGCTTCTCAGAGGCATCTTGGATCATGAAAGCTCTGCAGAGGATCATGG CTTACTTGATAGGTTCCATGACCTGAACAATATATTTGGCTTGAAATATAAGAGGGCAAATGCTGTTTCCCGTGAATGTCTTCTACAGTCGCTACATTTGGGCCAGTGTAACACA GAAAATATGACTGGGCACCGAGCAGCCAACTACAGTCCCTCTCTTGGCGTCCCCTTGTCCAGTCAGCATGCACAGGCCTGTGGGAAGAGACGCTTATCTCATGATGTCAACAAGAACATCATTGAATAA